One Nostoc punctiforme PCC 73102 DNA window includes the following coding sequences:
- a CDS encoding hemolysin family protein: MSPITFEILIILVLIIANGVFSMSEMAIVSARKVRLQQLANQGDAKARAALKLAESPNHFLSTVQVGISLIGILTGAFGGATIANRLAVYVKLVPLLAPYSEPISFGIVVLIITYLSLIVGELVPKRLALNNPERIASIVAIPMQALAAIASPVVYLLSTSTDLILRMLGITASTEPQVTEEEIKILIEQGTEAGTFEEAEQDMVERVFRLGDRPVSYLMTPRPDIVWLDLEDTAEENRQKMVDSAYSRYPVCQAGLDNVLGVIPVTDLLARSFRGEPLDLTVGLRQPVFVPESTRGLKVLELFKQTITHMALVVDEYGVIQGLVTLNDIMSEIVGDVPSTDGQDQPQAVQREDGSWLLDGMLPVEEFLELFGMEEWESEERGSYQTLGGFVITHLGRIPAAADHFEWQSMRIEVMDMDGNRVDKVLVVPKATKSADTKKSD; encoded by the coding sequence ATGTCCCCCATTACTTTTGAAATTTTAATCATTTTGGTGCTAATTATTGCCAATGGCGTGTTTTCTATGTCTGAGATGGCGATTGTCTCAGCCAGGAAAGTCAGGCTACAACAGCTTGCCAATCAAGGAGATGCCAAGGCAAGGGCAGCATTGAAACTCGCTGAGTCTCCAAATCATTTCCTGTCAACCGTTCAAGTAGGGATTTCCCTAATCGGTATCCTGACTGGTGCTTTTGGAGGAGCAACAATTGCCAACCGACTGGCAGTCTATGTAAAGCTTGTGCCTTTGTTAGCACCTTATAGCGAACCGATATCTTTTGGAATAGTGGTTTTGATCATTACCTACTTGTCACTGATTGTTGGCGAATTGGTACCAAAGCGTCTGGCATTAAATAATCCAGAAAGGATTGCATCGATTGTAGCTATTCCGATGCAAGCCTTGGCAGCGATCGCTTCTCCAGTAGTCTATCTCTTAAGCACTTCTACAGATTTAATTCTGAGAATGCTGGGAATAACAGCTTCTACCGAGCCGCAAGTCACCGAAGAAGAAATTAAAATCTTAATTGAGCAAGGCACCGAGGCCGGAACTTTTGAGGAAGCTGAACAGGATATGGTGGAGCGAGTTTTTCGTTTAGGCGATCGCCCCGTCAGCTACCTAATGACACCCCGTCCCGATATCGTCTGGTTAGATTTAGAAGACACTGCCGAAGAAAATCGCCAAAAAATGGTTGATAGTGCCTATTCTCGTTATCCAGTTTGTCAGGCGGGACTTGACAACGTGCTGGGTGTAATACCTGTCACCGACTTATTAGCCAGGAGTTTCCGAGGAGAACCGCTAGACTTAACAGTGGGATTGCGACAGCCCGTATTCGTGCCAGAAAGCACCCGTGGATTGAAAGTTTTGGAATTGTTCAAGCAAACCATTACTCACATGGCACTAGTAGTGGATGAATACGGCGTAATTCAGGGATTAGTTACTCTCAACGACATCATGAGCGAAATCGTAGGTGATGTTCCCTCAACAGATGGGCAGGATCAACCCCAAGCTGTGCAACGAGAAGATGGTTCCTGGCTTTTGGATGGGATGTTGCCTGTAGAAGAGTTTTTAGAACTTTTTGGTATGGAAGAGTGGGAATCCGAGGAACGCGGCAGTTATCAAACCTTGGGCGGTTTTGTGATCACCCATTTAGGTCGTATTCCTGCCGCAGCAGATCATTTTGAATGGCAAAGTATGCGAATTGAAGTGATGGATATGGATGGGAACCGCGTTGACAAAGTGCTAGTCGTACCGAAAGCAACTAAATCAGCAGATACGAAAAAATCTGACTAG
- a CDS encoding aldo/keto reductase: protein MLYRRFGRTELQMPVFSCGGMRYQFKWQDVPNNEIPADSQANLEATIRRSVEVGINHIETARGYGTSEMQLGRVLPQFPREKLIVQTKISPQEDAKEFRETFEQSLKNLQLDYVDLLGLHGINHAESLDYSIRPGGCLEVAQQLQAEGKVRFIGFSTHGSTDTIVQTINTNLFDYVNLHWYYINQWNWAAIEAAKRHDMGVFIISPSNKGGLLYEPPQKLVNLCAPLSPMVFNDLFCLSHQEVHTLSVGAAKPQDFDEHLKTLELVDRASEILPPILARLEEEAIATLGEDWVKSWETNLPTFDQTPGEVNIRVILWLRNLAIAYHLVDYAKMRYNLLGNGGHWFPGNKADRLDELNLQQCLARNPYADKIPQFLEQAHQMLAGEAVKRLSKT, encoded by the coding sequence ATGCTATATAGACGATTTGGACGCACAGAATTACAGATGCCAGTGTTTTCCTGCGGTGGCATGAGATATCAGTTTAAGTGGCAGGATGTCCCCAATAATGAGATTCCTGCTGATAGCCAGGCGAATCTGGAAGCGACGATTAGAAGGTCAGTCGAGGTTGGGATTAATCATATTGAAACTGCTCGTGGTTATGGCACTTCCGAAATGCAATTGGGAAGAGTTCTACCCCAGTTTCCCCGTGAAAAGTTGATTGTTCAGACCAAAATCAGCCCGCAGGAAGATGCGAAAGAATTCCGCGAGACATTTGAACAATCATTGAAAAATCTCCAGCTAGATTATGTCGATCTACTGGGATTGCACGGTATTAACCATGCTGAGTCATTAGACTATAGCATCCGTCCCGGTGGTTGTTTGGAAGTAGCACAGCAGTTGCAAGCAGAAGGAAAAGTTAGATTTATTGGCTTTTCCACACACGGATCAACAGATACAATTGTGCAGACAATTAATACCAATCTATTTGATTACGTGAACCTGCACTGGTACTACATCAATCAATGGAATTGGGCGGCAATTGAAGCAGCTAAACGCCACGATATGGGGGTGTTTATCATTAGTCCATCTAATAAAGGAGGTTTGTTGTATGAACCTCCGCAAAAATTAGTGAATCTTTGCGCTCCTTTGAGTCCAATGGTGTTTAATGATTTGTTTTGTTTGAGTCATCAAGAGGTGCATACTCTGAGTGTGGGAGCAGCAAAACCACAAGATTTTGACGAACATCTGAAGACTTTAGAATTAGTAGATCGAGCATCAGAAATTTTGCCGCCAATTTTAGCAAGGTTGGAAGAAGAAGCGATCGCTACTTTGGGAGAAGATTGGGTAAAATCCTGGGAAACAAATCTACCAACCTTTGACCAAACCCCTGGTGAGGTCAACATTCGGGTGATTTTATGGCTGCGGAATTTAGCGATCGCCTACCATTTGGTAGATTATGCCAAAATGCGCTATAACCTGCTTGGTAATGGCGGTCACTGGTTTCCTGGTAATAAAGCCGATCGGTTAGACGAATTAAACTTGCAGCAATGTCTTGCCCGCAATCCCTATGCCGATAAAATCCCCCAATTTCTGGAGCAAGCGCATCAAATGTTGGCAGGTGAAGCGGTCAAACGTCTATCTAAAACTTAA
- the mfd gene encoding transcription-repair coupling factor: MSFSSIVRALARSPLTTEFISKLNRQQELRLNGISRLPKGLVASALAQAQGKDLFVVCATLEEAGRVYAQLEAMGWQTVHFYPTSEASPYEPFDPETEMSWGQMQVLADLVMGNGEENQIPSNSQLPKMAIVATQGALQPHLPPPEAFGQFCLTLKRGMELDLNAFSEKITILGYERVPLVETEGQWSRRGDIVDVFPVSSEFPVRLEWFGDEIEQMREFDPATQRSALDKVDQLILTPTSFAPIVMAALNKSAEFRVLSPELNPDSELSTENSSLLEGSRRFLGLAFEQPASLLNYLSKNTLIAIDEPEQCHAHSNRWVENAEEQWRLGAAEESSQVPKIHRSFDDCLADIAKFKTLYLSELSEENSGINLASRSLPVTPHQFAKLAETIRQERDRNFSIWLLSAQPSRSVSLLQEHDCPAQFIPNPRDYQAIDKLQINHTPIALKYSGLAELEGFILPTYRIVIVTDREFFGQHSLATPGYIRKRHKATSKQVDPNKLRPGDYVVHRNHGVGKFVKLESLTINDETRDYLVVQYADGLLRVAADQVGALSRFRAGGDKAPELNRMTGKAWENTKNKVRKAIKKLAVDLLKLYAARSQQQGFSFPSDMPWQEELEDSFPYQPTTDQLKAVQDVKRDMESDRPMDRLVCGDVGFGKTEVAIRAVFKAVTAGKQVALLAPTTILTQQHYHTLKERFAPYPVNVGLLNRFRSAEERRDIQKRLATGELDVVVGTQQLLGKGVMFRDLGLLVVDEEQRFGVNQKEKIKSLKTQVDVLTLSATPIPRTLYMSLSGIREMSLITTPPPTRRAIKTHLSPINSESIRSAIRQELDRGGQVFYVVPRVDGIEETTANLREVIPGARFAIAHGQMDESELESTMLTFSNGDADILVCTTIIESGLDIPRVNTILIEDAHRFGLAQLYQLRGRVGRAGIQAHAWLFYPKQRQLSDAARQRLRAIQEFTQLGSGYQLAMRDMEIRGVGNLLGAEQSGQMDAIGFDLYMEMLEEAIREIRGQEIPKVEDTQIDLNLTAFIPADYITDLDQKMSAYRAVATAKSKSELNQIAAEWSDRYGTLPVSANQLLRVMELKQLAKKLGFSRIKPEQKQHVVLETPMEEPAWNLLAANLPDNLKTRFVYSPGKVTVRGLGVFKADQQLQNLIDAFGRMQGAIPEAAVV, translated from the coding sequence ATGTCATTTTCTTCTATTGTGCGTGCCTTAGCGCGATCGCCGCTCACCACTGAATTTATTTCTAAGCTAAACCGACAACAAGAATTGCGGTTAAATGGCATTTCTCGATTGCCCAAGGGTTTGGTCGCTTCGGCATTGGCGCAAGCTCAGGGTAAGGATTTATTTGTGGTTTGCGCCACTCTGGAAGAAGCTGGACGTGTTTATGCACAACTGGAGGCAATGGGATGGCAAACAGTACATTTTTACCCCACCTCCGAGGCTTCTCCCTACGAACCTTTTGACCCGGAAACTGAGATGAGTTGGGGACAAATGCAGGTATTGGCAGATTTGGTAATGGGGAATGGGGAAGAAAACCAGATCCCATCCAATTCACAATTACCCAAGATGGCAATTGTGGCTACTCAAGGGGCGTTGCAACCACATTTGCCTCCACCAGAAGCTTTTGGGCAATTCTGTCTTACCCTGAAGCGGGGGATGGAATTAGACCTAAATGCCTTCAGTGAGAAAATAACTATTCTGGGGTATGAACGAGTACCTCTGGTGGAAACGGAAGGACAATGGAGCCGAAGGGGTGATATTGTTGATGTTTTCCCAGTTTCATCTGAGTTTCCAGTCAGGTTGGAATGGTTTGGCGATGAAATTGAGCAAATGCGGGAATTTGACCCAGCAACCCAACGTTCTGCACTCGATAAAGTTGACCAGTTAATTCTTACCCCCACTAGCTTTGCTCCCATCGTCATGGCGGCACTCAACAAGAGTGCTGAGTTCCGAGTGCTGAGTCCTGAGTTAAATCCTGACTCAGAACTCAGCACTGAAAACTCATCATTGTTGGAGGGTAGTCGTCGCTTTTTGGGGTTGGCTTTTGAGCAACCAGCATCTCTGCTAAATTACCTATCAAAAAATACTCTGATTGCTATTGATGAGCCAGAACAGTGTCATGCTCATAGCAATCGCTGGGTCGAAAATGCTGAGGAACAATGGAGACTGGGGGCTGCAGAAGAGTCTAGCCAAGTACCGAAAATTCATCGGTCATTTGATGACTGTCTGGCTGACATTGCCAAATTTAAAACACTATATTTATCGGAACTGTCAGAGGAAAATAGTGGGATCAATCTTGCTAGCCGATCGCTTCCAGTTACGCCACACCAGTTTGCTAAACTAGCTGAAACTATCCGTCAAGAACGCGATCGCAATTTCTCGATCTGGCTACTTTCTGCTCAACCTTCGCGTTCTGTCTCGCTATTGCAAGAACATGATTGTCCGGCTCAGTTTATCCCCAATCCCCGCGACTACCAAGCGATAGATAAGCTGCAAATTAACCATACTCCCATAGCCCTAAAATATTCTGGTCTTGCGGAACTCGAAGGTTTTATTCTGCCGACATACCGAATAGTAATCGTTACAGATCGGGAATTTTTTGGACAGCATTCTTTGGCGACTCCCGGCTATATCCGCAAGCGCCACAAAGCTACTTCCAAGCAAGTTGATCCTAATAAGCTGCGTCCAGGTGATTATGTAGTTCACAGAAATCATGGTGTTGGCAAATTTGTCAAACTGGAAAGTTTGACGATTAATGACGAAACCCGTGATTATTTAGTGGTGCAGTATGCCGATGGGTTATTAAGAGTTGCCGCCGATCAAGTGGGTGCTTTATCCCGGTTCCGCGCCGGAGGTGATAAAGCACCGGAACTCAACAGGATGACCGGTAAAGCTTGGGAAAATACCAAGAATAAAGTTCGCAAAGCCATCAAAAAATTGGCGGTGGACTTGTTGAAACTGTATGCAGCGCGATCGCAACAACAAGGTTTTAGCTTTCCAAGTGATATGCCTTGGCAGGAAGAACTAGAGGATTCTTTCCCTTACCAACCCACAACGGATCAACTCAAAGCTGTACAAGATGTCAAACGCGACATGGAAAGCGATCGCCCAATGGATCGCTTAGTTTGTGGCGATGTCGGTTTTGGAAAGACGGAAGTGGCGATTCGTGCTGTTTTTAAAGCAGTCACCGCCGGGAAACAAGTGGCACTCCTTGCGCCAACGACAATTTTAACACAGCAGCATTACCATACACTCAAAGAACGTTTTGCACCTTACCCGGTAAATGTCGGTTTGCTCAACCGTTTTCGTTCGGCTGAAGAGCGCCGCGATATTCAAAAGCGATTGGCAACGGGTGAACTAGATGTAGTTGTTGGTACACAGCAACTTTTGGGTAAAGGCGTGATGTTCCGGGATTTAGGACTGTTGGTGGTGGATGAAGAACAGAGGTTTGGGGTAAACCAGAAAGAAAAAATTAAAAGCCTAAAAACTCAAGTGGACGTGCTTACACTCTCCGCTACTCCCATTCCCCGGACTTTGTATATGTCCTTGTCGGGAATTCGGGAAATGAGTTTAATTACTACACCACCTCCAACCAGACGAGCGATTAAAACCCATCTGTCACCGATAAATTCTGAAAGTATCCGCAGTGCAATTCGTCAAGAATTAGATAGAGGTGGACAGGTTTTTTATGTAGTTCCGCGAGTGGACGGGATTGAAGAAACCACAGCCAATTTACGAGAAGTGATACCGGGAGCTAGATTTGCGATCGCTCACGGTCAAATGGATGAAAGCGAGTTAGAATCAACCATGCTCACTTTCAGTAATGGCGACGCAGACATCCTCGTTTGTACGACAATTATTGAATCTGGCTTAGATATTCCACGAGTCAACACCATTTTAATTGAAGATGCTCACCGCTTTGGATTGGCACAACTGTATCAATTACGCGGTCGTGTGGGACGTGCAGGGATACAAGCTCATGCTTGGTTATTTTATCCCAAGCAACGGCAATTATCTGATGCGGCACGGCAACGATTACGAGCAATTCAAGAATTTACTCAGCTAGGTTCTGGATATCAGCTAGCAATGCGCGATATGGAAATCAGAGGCGTGGGTAACTTGCTAGGTGCAGAACAATCCGGTCAAATGGATGCCATCGGCTTTGATTTATACATGGAAATGCTGGAAGAAGCAATTCGGGAAATCCGAGGACAAGAAATTCCGAAAGTGGAAGATACGCAGATTGACCTTAACCTCACGGCGTTTATCCCAGCAGATTATATTACTGATTTGGATCAAAAGATGAGTGCTTATCGGGCGGTGGCAACAGCTAAATCTAAATCAGAATTAAATCAGATTGCAGCCGAGTGGAGCGATCGCTATGGTACTTTACCAGTCTCTGCAAATCAACTTTTGCGAGTTATGGAACTCAAACAGCTAGCGAAAAAACTCGGATTTAGCCGGATTAAACCAGAACAAAAGCAGCACGTAGTTTTAGAAACGCCGATGGAGGAACCCGCTTGGAATTTATTGGCGGCGAATTTACCAGACAATCTCAAGACGCGCTTTGTGTATTCTCCAGGTAAAGTCACAGTGCGCGGGTTAGGAGTTTTTAAAGCAGATCAACAATTGCAGAATTTGATTGATGCTTTTGGGAGAATGCAGGGTGCGATTCCAGAGGCAGCTGTTGTTTGA
- a CDS encoding sugar transferase: MFLVDYILLSLAWILAGYKSFYGNFSWYLPSHYLPILITIGIQIGSLAIEGIYREGQKRYDYLNIIKSLTFAHGLILFACFLYQPVVDITRPKSILLSWLLSILFICTGRYAVNVTLEYLRKQKKIVRSSVFIICDPQDHEQIASFIKKEKHYIVSGTAHANSLDRYQRQKTLNQLNELGVTEVFISWDALKNRMFLCWLFQASGIQVHILPMELKPIYKNVEFNKIGGMPCLSLDCPIITGKDFWIKRSCDFCFATLFVMLSFPIYVAIAIAIKLDSPGTVFYRQTRIGLHGQQFKVWKFRTMRSDAEKLQKELEALNETKDGIIFKIKDDPRITRVGKFLRRYSLDELPQLFNVIFGEMSIVGPRPLPTRDVDKFSEHHFIRHEVLPGITGLWQVSGRSDIVDFEQVINLDLNYIENWSLGLDFEILLKTVMVVLKKEGAY, encoded by the coding sequence TTGTTTTTAGTAGACTATATCCTTTTATCCTTAGCTTGGATTTTAGCTGGATACAAATCTTTTTATGGAAATTTTTCTTGGTATCTACCGAGTCATTACTTGCCGATTTTAATAACTATTGGTATTCAAATAGGCTCACTGGCTATAGAAGGTATTTATCGAGAAGGCCAAAAGCGCTATGACTATTTGAACATTATTAAATCGCTAACTTTTGCTCATGGTTTAATACTTTTTGCTTGTTTTTTATATCAACCAGTTGTTGATATTACACGCCCAAAATCAATATTATTATCTTGGCTTCTAAGTATATTATTTATTTGCACTGGTAGATACGCTGTAAATGTTACTCTTGAGTATCTACGTAAGCAGAAAAAAATAGTTCGTTCTTCTGTCTTCATTATTTGTGATCCTCAAGACCATGAGCAGATTGCTAGCTTTATTAAAAAAGAAAAGCACTATATTGTATCTGGAACTGCTCATGCTAATTCATTAGACAGATATCAGCGTCAAAAAACATTGAATCAACTTAATGAATTAGGTGTAACAGAGGTTTTTATATCTTGGGATGCTCTAAAAAATAGAATGTTTTTATGCTGGTTATTTCAAGCATCTGGTATTCAAGTACATATTTTACCGATGGAATTAAAACCAATTTATAAAAATGTAGAATTTAATAAAATAGGTGGAATGCCTTGTCTGAGCTTGGATTGTCCAATAATTACAGGTAAGGATTTTTGGATAAAACGTAGTTGTGATTTCTGTTTTGCGACTTTATTTGTAATGTTATCATTTCCGATTTATGTAGCTATAGCTATAGCTATAAAACTGGACTCTCCTGGCACAGTATTTTACAGGCAAACCCGTATAGGTCTACATGGTCAACAGTTCAAAGTATGGAAATTCAGAACTATGAGGTCGGATGCAGAAAAATTGCAGAAAGAATTAGAAGCTTTAAATGAAACAAAAGATGGAATTATCTTTAAAATTAAAGATGACCCTCGTATTACTCGTGTTGGAAAATTTCTTCGACGTTATAGCTTAGACGAATTACCTCAACTTTTTAACGTTATCTTTGGAGAAATGAGTATAGTAGGTCCTCGCCCATTACCTACTAGAGATGTAGATAAGTTTTCTGAACATCATTTTATTCGACATGAAGTCTTGCCTGGTATTACAGGTCTTTGGCAAGTCTCAGGTCGCTCAGACATTGTGGATTTTGAACAAGTGATAAATCTTGATCTTAACTACATTGAAAATTGGTCTCTTGGCTTAGATTTTGAAATTTTACTCAAAACAGTTATGGTGGTTTTGAAAAAAGAAGGTGCCTACTAA
- a CDS encoding non-ribosomal peptide synthetase, producing MFEMQVERSPQSIAVIFENTQLTYWQLNQQANQLAHHLRALGVGPEVLVGICLERSLEMIVGLLGILKAGGAYVPLDPAYPSERLAFILEDTQTPVLLTQEKLLNNLPPHQAQVVCLDSNWQGNIQNSQENPVNQTAGDNLIYVIYTSGSTGQPKGVMIPHRGICNQLYWRQKTFRLTQADKVLLTISFSFDPSVWQIFWPLCFGGQLTVARPGGHQDTAYLVKVITEQQITVLALVPSILRILLEEKGIENCPFLRHITCGGEALPGELIERFFAKLGLDNVLYNCYGPTEASIDTTFWTCQRGTNSTIAPIGRPITNAEIHILDDNLQPVPAGESGELHIGGIGLARGYLNRPELTIDKFIFNPFSSEPGARLYKTGDLARYLSDGNIEFLGRIDDQVKIRGFRIELGEIEAILGQHPALTQTLVIARDDVNGDKQLVAYIVASAEQIPSRVELRRFLQSQLPEYMVPAYFVFLDTLPLNPNGKIDRRALPAPDLSRRESEVTFVAPRNEVEREITQIWEQILGVQPIGVKDNFFEIGGNSILAVKLFWQIEKIFSKNLPLAILFQSGTVEALAKIISQEEDLVRNLASVNILDKSKSSWSSLVEIQPNGSKPPFFCIHGLGGEILCFRELALHLGLDQPFYGLQPQGLDGKQPLYTRVEDMATHYIQEIQTIQPNGPYFLGGYSFGGVVAFEMARQLQEQGQQVGILVMLDSCRPGYSWQAPFLKRVFLHLNNIVQQGPAYLWQRTVKWTSWRKQHILNRYQRYLKGVIDLPVNDKHLKIMDANTQAMSEYIFLPYLGRAVLLRADDQSRDEAIGTQYDPQFGWGDLVAGGLDIHHISGAHHNLFNEPHVQVLAETLRNCLIQAQSPKN from the coding sequence ATGTTTGAGATGCAAGTTGAGCGATCGCCTCAGTCCATTGCTGTAATATTTGAAAATACACAACTTACTTATTGGCAGTTAAATCAGCAGGCTAATCAACTAGCACATCACCTACGTGCTTTAGGCGTTGGTCCTGAAGTACTTGTGGGCATTTGCCTAGAGCGCTCCTTGGAGATGATCGTAGGATTACTGGGAATTCTCAAAGCTGGAGGTGCTTATGTGCCTTTAGATCCGGCATATCCCTCAGAGCGTTTAGCCTTCATCTTGGAAGACACCCAGACACCAGTGTTGTTAACACAAGAAAAATTGCTCAATAACTTACCACCGCATCAAGCACAGGTGGTTTGTCTTGACTCAAATTGGCAAGGGAATATCCAAAACAGTCAAGAAAATCCTGTCAATCAAACGGCAGGTGATAATCTCATCTACGTAATCTACACATCTGGTTCTACAGGACAGCCCAAGGGTGTAATGATCCCTCACCGTGGAATTTGCAACCAACTGTACTGGCGGCAAAAAACCTTTAGATTAACTCAGGCAGATAAGGTTTTACTGACTATTTCTTTTAGCTTCGATCCCTCAGTGTGGCAGATATTCTGGCCATTGTGCTTCGGAGGGCAATTGACCGTGGCTCGCCCCGGTGGACATCAAGACACTGCATACCTTGTGAAGGTCATTACTGAGCAGCAAATCACTGTCTTGGCCTTAGTACCTTCTATACTGCGTATCTTACTAGAAGAAAAGGGAATTGAGAATTGCCCATTTCTAAGGCATATTACCTGTGGTGGTGAAGCTTTACCTGGCGAACTCATAGAACGCTTTTTTGCCAAACTGGGTTTGGACAATGTTCTCTATAATTGCTATGGCCCGACAGAAGCCTCTATTGATACCACTTTCTGGACTTGTCAGCGCGGCACTAATTCTACCATTGCTCCCATTGGTCGTCCCATTACCAATGCAGAGATTCACATTCTTGATGACAATTTGCAGCCTGTGCCTGCTGGTGAATCAGGTGAACTGCACATTGGTGGTATTGGTTTGGCACGAGGCTATCTTAACCGTCCAGAATTGACTATAGATAAGTTTATTTTCAACCCTTTTAGCTCTGAACCTGGGGCACGTCTTTACAAAACTGGGGACTTGGCACGTTACTTAAGCGATGGGAATATCGAATTCCTTGGTCGCATTGACGACCAAGTAAAGATTCGTGGCTTCCGAATTGAATTGGGAGAAATTGAAGCGATATTAGGTCAACATCCTGCACTGACACAGACTCTAGTCATCGCTAGAGATGATGTTAATGGTGACAAACAACTCGTGGCTTATATTGTTGCTAGTGCAGAGCAAATTCCTAGTCGAGTTGAATTACGCCGCTTTTTGCAAAGTCAGCTACCTGAATATATGGTGCCTGCTTACTTTGTATTTTTAGACACTCTACCATTAAACCCTAATGGTAAAATAGACCGCCGTGCTTTACCTGCACCCGATTTATCAAGGCGAGAATCGGAAGTTACTTTTGTTGCTCCCCGTAATGAAGTGGAACGCGAGATAACACAGATTTGGGAACAGATTTTAGGTGTCCAACCCATTGGCGTAAAGGATAACTTCTTTGAGATAGGAGGAAACTCCATCTTGGCAGTAAAACTATTTTGGCAAATTGAGAAGATTTTTAGTAAAAATCTTCCTCTTGCCATTCTCTTTCAGTCAGGGACTGTAGAGGCTCTAGCTAAAATAATCTCTCAAGAAGAAGATTTAGTAAGAAACTTGGCTTCAGTAAATATCTTAGACAAATCAAAATCTAGCTGGTCATCCCTCGTAGAAATTCAACCCAATGGTTCCAAGCCACCTTTTTTCTGTATTCACGGACTCGGTGGAGAAATCTTGTGTTTCCGTGAATTAGCATTGCATTTGGGGTTAGACCAACCATTCTATGGACTACAGCCACAAGGACTAGATGGAAAACAGCCCTTGTATACGCGGGTAGAAGACATGGCAACTCATTACATTCAAGAAATCCAGACCATTCAACCCAATGGGCCTTATTTTCTGGGAGGCTATTCTTTTGGGGGTGTAGTTGCTTTTGAGATGGCTCGGCAACTCCAGGAACAAGGTCAACAAGTTGGTATTCTAGTTATGCTTGATAGTTGTCGTCCAGGTTATAGTTGGCAGGCACCATTTCTGAAGCGAGTGTTTTTGCATTTAAATAATATAGTTCAACAAGGGCCTGCATATCTTTGGCAAAGGACTGTGAAATGGACTAGTTGGCGTAAGCAGCATATCCTAAATAGATATCAGCGTTACTTGAAAGGGGTAATTGATTTACCTGTAAATGATAAACACTTAAAGATTATGGATGCTAATACTCAAGCCATGAGTGAATATATCTTTTTACCTTACCTTGGTAGAGCTGTTCTGTTGCGAGCAGACGATCAGAGTCGGGACGAAGCTATAGGCACACAATACGATCCTCAATTCGGCTGGGGCGACCTAGTTGCTGGAGGATTAGATATCCATCACATTTCTGGAGCTCACCATAACCTATTTAATGAACCGCATGTACAGGTTTTAGCCGAAACATTGAGAAATTGCTTAATCCAAGCGCAGTCTCCAAAGAATTAA